In Pyrus communis chromosome 11, drPyrComm1.1, whole genome shotgun sequence, the sequence CTTTAGTAAATCATTTTGTAGTTAACCTGATCTTACTGGAGGTCCTTTTGCCGTTCTTTGAAGATTTTCCTCCTTTTGTTTACACATTTTGGACATGTGGAAATTTTGATgggtttgtttctttgttgGCTAGGAAATGGATGTGAGGCAAAGAAGAGGATTAGCGCCAGCGGGATCACCAAATTCTTGTATCTCCCCTCAAAGCGATAACAATGCTGCTAATAGGGGTTATGGTATGAGATCATATGGCTATTTACGTCGCGGTGCCCGTGGTAATTTTGTTCCCCCTATTAAATCTAATGAGGGAAATGTTGGGAATGTGACTTCACGAGTCGCTGGAAAGTCAGATGATGCATTAGGTGACTCAACTAAGAGATGGTGGGTGGTACAACTTTGATATTGATTGTGTGAAATATGTATGCGTATCCCAATGTCTTTAATGTTTTCGTTTAAGTTTGGAATTGCTCTGTGGTCCTGATGGAGAGCTCCCAGAAAAATTAAGGAACTTGGAACCTcgtcttcttgaacatgttagTAATGAGATTATGGACAAGGATCCGAATGTTCGATGGAATGATATTGGTAATGTGTGATGCTTTAAACTTTCTCTACATTTACAATTTTTCACACACGTATCTGATTCTGTTCTGATTTTCTCTGTTGTATGGCAATGTTTAGCTGGTTTGGAGCATGCTAAGAAATGTGTAACCGAGATGGTCATATGGCCTCTACTACGTCCTGACATTTTTAAAGGTTGCCGTTCCCCTGGGAAaggccttcttctctttggTCCACCAGTAAGTGttgaatggtttttttttttttttttggtggggtggggtggggaaGGGGGTGGTGGGGTTTGTTGGGGGTCTGATCAATGAGCTATCTTAACCCTTGACCTGGTTTAGGGAACTGGAAAAACAATGATCGGGAAAGCCATAGCTGGAGAAGCAAAAGCAACCTTTTTCTACATCTCTGCCAGTTCATTAACAAGCAAATGGGTATGCGGTATTTGTATTTGCTTTTTGTTCTGTGATGGTTCACTGGCATATGTTTTCTGatttctttgttcttctttcttctttcttttctaacaTGTCTTAACTAATTTTTGGAAACTTTTTGGATATATGACAAAAGATAATTATAATCATTATACTTGGTAATGTTGATTTTACCCATGATTATAGATGCTTGAAATGCTGTTATATTTGAACTATTTAACTGTTGACTGCAGATTGGCGAGGGCGAAAAGCTAGTGCGAGCACTGTTTGGAGTTGCAAGTTGTCGTCAGCCTGCTGTAATttttgttgatgaaattgattCACTTCTCTCACAGGTAAGGTTTGCTCTAGCTCTTAACTAAACTTCGAAtgaaataagctgtttttatgCATGCAATACACTTCTCTCAGGGTGTTGCACTTTGTTTCACTGAATGACCATTTCTATCTCTTATCATATCAATCAAGTTGCCTTCTTTCTGGATGTATTTAGCTGATACTAATTCTACTAATTCTGTATGACTGCAGCGTAAGTCAGAAGGTGAGCATGAATCAAGTAGACGACTCAAAACACAGTTCCTTATTGAGATGGAAGGCTTTGACAGTGGCAGTGAGCAAATTCTTCTTATAGGTGATCGTTGAACCCCCAATCCCTCGTCTCAATCATCTCTAGCTAGAATGCTGTTGAAGAATTTTATCATGTTGAATTTAGAGTTCATTCTTAGTTTCACAAGTTAAATGGGGAAAATTCACTGCATTTTCACAAAATGGATACAATCTTCTAGGAGCAACGAATCGACCCCAAGAACTTGATGAAGCAGCGAGGAGGCGACTTACCAAGAGGCTTTACATTCCCCTGCCTTCATCAGGTACCAAGTTACAACTTGcaacatgtttaatttaactaaaAATGCTCAATTAACGGCTACCCAACTATTACTGTATTGAAGAAGCAAGATCTTGGATCATACGGAATCTCTTAGAAAAAGATGGGCTGTTCAAACTTTCAAGGCAGGCAATTGATAGCATATGCAATTTGACCGAAGGTAACCAATGCATACATTTGAGACCCAAATCCATCGTCTTCTCTATCGTACTTCCACTGTCTGTAGCTTCTCGTTTTCTTTCGCAGGGTACTCAGGATCAGACATGAAAAACTTGGTGAAGGATGCCTCAATGGGTCCACTAAGAGAAGCTCTGAAACAAGGCATCGAAATAACAAAGCTGAAAAAAGAGGATATGCGTCCGGTAACTGTTCAGGTTAGAATTTCAAACTCCTCGCAGATCAGTATATTTGTTGTTTACCTTTACATTTTTCACCTGCATAGTAGTTTAAAACATGAGGGCGAGCCTTGGCCAACGGAAATGTTGCTCTTTTGTGACCAAAAGGTCATGGGTTCAAGTCGTGAAAACAGCCTCTTTGCAAAGTAAGGGTAGGGCTGTGCACGATAGACGTTCCCCCAGACCCTTGCAAAAAGagagccttgttggcttggggTTGCCAATTTAGTAGTTAAGaacatgtttttgttttgtttgatgcaGGACTTTGAGAGTGCATTGCAAGAAGTGAGGCCTTCTGTTTCGGTGAACGAGCTTGgcacgtatgaggaatggaacaAACAATTTGGAAGCTTGTCACTGTAAGAATCTGTCAGTATATTTTCTGAAACAAATTCTAATTAGGTTAAGTAGAAATATGTTGCTACCAACTGAATGAGATTCTCACTttccttaaaaaataagaaGTATAAAAATAGAAAGATGAGTATACTATTATGTCGATGAAACGAGCACGGTGCTTGGTGCTTGCTGATTGTTTTTATGCTAACTGCTTGATCGACTATTGTTTAAAGAGGAGCACGTTTGTTCTCTTCCTTTGTGCAAAAGATCTTGACCTGTGAATTTccatcctaattttttttttgattcaatttttttttttttacaaacgataaCATTAGTGGTTTAAATTGTTAAACGTTAGAAGAGAGGGACATCGGTAGGGATCAAACTCGCACCAAGTACGTAGCTAGGCATTATTGATTTCTATTACTGCGGTAAAGCGTCAtctattttttaaatctttCCTCAAAGATCATATCTACCAATAATCATCCACTTTGAACCGTATGACCCTTGGCTTAtaggtttagggtttctttATAAAATCATATCCGTCTATTTTCTTCACTCCAAATGAATGTCTTAGTGGTTTTCGATTTGTCTACTTTTTTGCAATGATAATC encodes:
- the LOC137749198 gene encoding ATPase family AAA domain-containing protein FIGL1-like; translation: MAGKEEAKGRQGATGGEQVCWRKQVDDNLNRLHSLSFGAELALERHDFSSAQILGLRLLGFLDSQSHSPLDHAFIRPIRRETVAKLHAARRALIPLSDRKVFEQAKKAPGHVFSTNGDIDIEKIKQSKYFQALLQQSNNGRPANDMGDRLERQDKLTSKLSKPMAQTKLTSLYKHNSIVESNGNSKDSWACRSNSSEDCIVVEKLHTYKNHNGSLSASSFQNVEEEGTYGNTFRAKRAHKEFASPIIDTAKSPSANEDAKADGSGNSFVTAKAKLEMDVRQRRGLAPAGSPNSCISPQSDNNAANRGYGMRSYGYLRRGARGNFVPPIKSNEGNVGNVTSRVAGKSDDALGDSTKRCLELLCGPDGELPEKLRNLEPRLLEHVSNEIMDKDPNVRWNDIAGLEHAKKCVTEMVIWPLLRPDIFKGCRSPGKGLLLFGPPGTGKTMIGKAIAGEAKATFFYISASSLTSKWIGEGEKLVRALFGVASCRQPAVIFVDEIDSLLSQRKSEGEHESSRRLKTQFLIEMEGFDSGSEQILLIGATNRPQELDEAARRRLTKRLYIPLPSSEARSWIIRNLLEKDGLFKLSRQAIDSICNLTEGYSGSDMKNLVKDASMGPLREALKQGIEITKLKKEDMRPVTVQDFESALQEVRPSVSVNELGTYEEWNKQFGSLSL